The Maniola hyperantus chromosome 12, iAphHyp1.2, whole genome shotgun sequence genome has a segment encoding these proteins:
- the Rh7 gene encoding opsin, ultraviolet-sensitive isoform X1, which produces MVTFRSHRNIPSARVFMSPTTKIIVIIFLMEIKCKNVDTFPEVKSELATSVKGNSKDSVVNYFICLNSFKCNSEILWRCFNLKMWKKRKRICAFVVKCLAKYYKPRLKRNAVDLDVGYVIRDKSSDDEEFVIKPKESLLIRRFKQRWPLDLWRQYGLFTDDYIQNINPHWLSFPPPEPAVYYVLGGLYIAMALAGCLGNFTVVFMYHRCRTLRTPGNILVANLALSDFLMLAKTPIFIFNSFNLGPALGKYACVVYGFAGGLSGTTSIATLTAIALDRYWAIVHPLEPLRALTAIRARLLAVGAWIYAGIFATIPALDIGYGHYVPEGFLTSCSFDYLTDEIPPRYFIFAFFCAGWLAPLCIISFCYTRILCIVAGKRNISSKNQEQTLSSRHVKEKTKRKAELKLAFLVIVVIALFFVSWTPYAVVALLGIFGRKDLITPLASMIPALFCKTAACINPFIYIITHPKFKKELQKLLFRDKSRRMTGTFKTTVTTEAFKAHRQSNDFSESDVEVIEMKDIPYCIPNSGMNTNNIETISSRVSARHGSQRSQGSISLKSLEENVVPPPSWYSKPVFSKKRSFHRRLTKSSF; this is translated from the exons ATGGTAACTTTTCGGTCCCATCGTAATATTCCCTCCGCCCGAGTATTTATGTCACCGACTACAAAAATAATagtcattatatttttaatggaGATAAAGTGCAAAAATGTTGACACATTTCCGGAAGTAAAAAGTGAACTCGCGACCTCAGTTAAAGGCAACTCGAAAGACAGTGTCGTTAACTATTTCATTTGTTTGAATTCTTTTAAATGTAACAGTGAGATTTTGTGgcgttgttttaatttaaaaatgtggAAAAAGCGTAAAAGAATCTGTGCTTTCGTGGTTAAATGTTTAGCTAAGTATTACAAACCGAGATTAAAGAGAAATGCAGTGGACCTTGACGTTGGGTATGTGATCCGCGACAAAAGTTCGGATGATGAAGAGTTTGTCATTAAGCCAAAAGAGTCTCTATTAATTCGGAGATTTAAGCAGCGCTGGCCTTTAGACCTGTGGCGTCAGTATGGATTGTTTACAGACGACTATATACAAAACATAAACCCCCACTGGTTGAGCTTTCCACCCCCCGAGCCTGCGGTGTATTACGTGCTGGGCGGGCTGTATATTGCGATGGCTTTGGCCGGCTGCCTCGGCAACTTTACCGTCGTCTTTATGTACCATAG GTGCCGTACACTGCGAACTCCCGGAAATATCCTAGTGGCCAACCTAGCTCTCAGCGACTTCCTGATGTTGGCGAAGACtccaattttcatttttaattcatttaatcTGGGTCCAGCTTTAGGCAAATATG CTTGCGTGGTATACGGATTCGCCGGCGGATTAAGCGGTACGACATCTATAGCTACCCTCACTGCCATTGCTTTGGACCGCTACTGGGCCATAGTGCATCCTCTTGAACCTCTGAGGGCACTCACAGCTATTCGCGCTCGGCTGCTCGCCGTCGGTGCCTGGATCTACGCCGGAATCTTTGCTACCATACCAGCTTTAGATATTGGATACGGTCACTATGTACCTGAAGGTTTTCTAACGAGCTGCAGCTTTGATTACCTCACAGACGAGATTCCACCTCGCTActttatttttgcatttttttgcgCCGGTTGGCTGGCTCCTTTATGCATAATTTCCTTTTGTTACACGAGGATTTTGTGTATCGTTGCTGGGAAAAGAAACATTTCATCGAAAAATCAAGAACAGACACTATCATCGAGACATGTTAAAGAGAAAACGAAACGAAAGGCCGAATTGAAATTAGCGTTCCTTGTTATAGTTGTAATCGCATTGTTCTTTGTTTCTTGGACGCCTTATGCTGTAGTCGCGTTGCTTGGCATATTCGGGAGAAAAGATCTTATAACACCTCTGGCGTCAATGATACCAGCTCTGTTCTGCAAGACCGCCGCCTGTATCAAcccttttatttacataatcacTCATCCTAAATTCAAAAAAGAGCTCCAGAAGCTTTTGTTCAGGGACAAGTCCCGACGTATGACAGGAACGTTTAAGACTACTGTGACCACGGAAGCGTTCAAGGCTCACAGGCAAAGTAACGACTTTAGCGAGAGTGACGTAGAAGTTATAGAAATGAAAGACATTCCATATTGCATCCCGAATTCAGGGATGAatactaataatatagaaaCCATATCATCTAGAGTATCAGCAAGACATGGGTCACAAAGGTCCCAAGGAAGCATAAGTTTAAAGAGTTTAGAAGAAAATGTTGTTCCGCCACCATCTTGGTATTCGAAGCCAGTCTTTTCAAAAAAAAGAAGTTTCCATCGTCGGTTAACTAAAAGCtcgttttaa
- the Rh7 gene encoding opsin, ultraviolet-sensitive isoform X2, translating to MVLFMYFRCRTLRTPGNILVANLALSDFLMLAKTPIFIFNSFNLGPALGKYACVVYGFAGGLSGTTSIATLTAIALDRYWAIVHPLEPLRALTAIRARLLAVGAWIYAGIFATIPALDIGYGHYVPEGFLTSCSFDYLTDEIPPRYFIFAFFCAGWLAPLCIISFCYTRILCIVAGKRNISSKNQEQTLSSRHVKEKTKRKAELKLAFLVIVVIALFFVSWTPYAVVALLGIFGRKDLITPLASMIPALFCKTAACINPFIYIITHPKFKKELQKLLFRDKSRRMTGTFKTTVTTEAFKAHRQSNDFSESDVEVIEMKDIPYCIPNSGMNTNNIETISSRVSARHGSQRSQGSISLKSLEENVVPPPSWYSKPVFSKKRSFHRRLTKSSF from the exons ATGGTACTCTTCATGTATTTCAG GTGCCGTACACTGCGAACTCCCGGAAATATCCTAGTGGCCAACCTAGCTCTCAGCGACTTCCTGATGTTGGCGAAGACtccaattttcatttttaattcatttaatcTGGGTCCAGCTTTAGGCAAATATG CTTGCGTGGTATACGGATTCGCCGGCGGATTAAGCGGTACGACATCTATAGCTACCCTCACTGCCATTGCTTTGGACCGCTACTGGGCCATAGTGCATCCTCTTGAACCTCTGAGGGCACTCACAGCTATTCGCGCTCGGCTGCTCGCCGTCGGTGCCTGGATCTACGCCGGAATCTTTGCTACCATACCAGCTTTAGATATTGGATACGGTCACTATGTACCTGAAGGTTTTCTAACGAGCTGCAGCTTTGATTACCTCACAGACGAGATTCCACCTCGCTActttatttttgcatttttttgcgCCGGTTGGCTGGCTCCTTTATGCATAATTTCCTTTTGTTACACGAGGATTTTGTGTATCGTTGCTGGGAAAAGAAACATTTCATCGAAAAATCAAGAACAGACACTATCATCGAGACATGTTAAAGAGAAAACGAAACGAAAGGCCGAATTGAAATTAGCGTTCCTTGTTATAGTTGTAATCGCATTGTTCTTTGTTTCTTGGACGCCTTATGCTGTAGTCGCGTTGCTTGGCATATTCGGGAGAAAAGATCTTATAACACCTCTGGCGTCAATGATACCAGCTCTGTTCTGCAAGACCGCCGCCTGTATCAAcccttttatttacataatcacTCATCCTAAATTCAAAAAAGAGCTCCAGAAGCTTTTGTTCAGGGACAAGTCCCGACGTATGACAGGAACGTTTAAGACTACTGTGACCACGGAAGCGTTCAAGGCTCACAGGCAAAGTAACGACTTTAGCGAGAGTGACGTAGAAGTTATAGAAATGAAAGACATTCCATATTGCATCCCGAATTCAGGGATGAatactaataatatagaaaCCATATCATCTAGAGTATCAGCAAGACATGGGTCACAAAGGTCCCAAGGAAGCATAAGTTTAAAGAGTTTAGAAGAAAATGTTGTTCCGCCACCATCTTGGTATTCGAAGCCAGTCTTTTCAAAAAAAAGAAGTTTCCATCGTCGGTTAACTAAAAGCtcgttttaa
- the LOC117987127 gene encoding methionyl-tRNA formyltransferase, mitochondrial, which translates to MMTSKVYNLAPLLNKIFLKEKCSYLQNIHHKRHYNVLFFGSEAIALNSLQKVNQFRKNENIVKRLDLVTANNSKNRTLIEKYAQAENIRILQWPHLDINDGEYEIGLIVAFGHLIKEDVLKKFPLGMINVHPSLLPRWRGAAPMIYTLLHGDEVGGVSLMKIKPDIFDVGEIISQRRVPIPKDIKLPELTQQLSDIGAEMLIECLRCLPASLANTQPQSNEGVTYAKKINKSISIVSWNEKSAREVYNLYRAIYGLYPLTTKFRDKQMKLFDAFLVETDPEFNEKSVGTLEYCENTKAIRILCKDKRFIYFKSLRIVGKREISALDFYNGYIKNIVLDKRKIVII; encoded by the exons atgatgacAAGTAAAGTTTATAACCTAGCAccgcttttaaataaaatatttttgaaagaaaaATGTTCTTATTTACAGAATATTCACCATAAAAGACATTATAATGTTCTTTTCTTTGGTTCGGAGGCTATCGCGCTAAATAGTTTACAAAAGGTAAACCAATTCAG aaaaaatgaaaatattgtcAAACGCCTGGATCTAGTTACGGCAAATAACAGTAAGAACAGGACTTTGATAGAGAAATATGCACAAGCTGAAAATATAAGGATATTGCAGTGGCCACATTTAGACATCAATGATGGTGAATATGAAATAGGATTGATCGTAGCATTTGGCCACTTAATCAAAGAAGATGTACTCAAGAAATTTCCTTT AGGAATGATAAATGTCCACCCAAGTCTGCTGCCGCGCTGGCGTGGAGCAGCACCTATGATATACACCTTGTTGCACGGTGATGAAGTTGGTGGTGTTTCCCTTATGAAAATAAAACCAGATATCTTTGATGTAG GTGAAATAATAAGTCAAAGAAGGGTACCTATTCCCAAAGATATAAAATTACCAGAGTTAACCCAGCAACTGTCCGACATTGGTGCAGAAATGCTCATTGAATGTTTAAGATGTCTGCCTGCCAGCCTAGCAAACACTCAGCCTCAAAGCAACGAAGGAGTCACATATG cAAAGAAGATAAATAAAAGTATAAGTATAGTAAGCTGGAATGAAAAAAGCGCAAGAGaagtttataatttatatcgcGCCATATATGGGCTATATCCTTTAACGACCAAGTTTAGAGACAAACAAATGAAACTGTTTGATGCATTTTTAGTTGAAACAGATCCCGAATTCAATGAGAAATCTGTTGGAACCCTAGAATACTGTGAAAACACAAAAGCTATTCGAATATTGTGTAAGGacaaaagatttatttatttcaaatctCTTAGAATTGTAGGCAAAAGAGAAATATCAGCATTAGATTTTTATAACGGATATATTAAGAACATCGTATTAGATAAAAGAAAAATTGTTATAATTTAG
- the Gpdh1 gene encoding glycerol-3-phosphate dehydrogenase [NAD(+)], cytoplasmic isoform X2 encodes MAEKQIKNRVCIVGSGNWGSAIAKIVGRNAARLPNFEDQVTMWVYEEMIEGKKLTEIINETHENVKYLPGHKLPPNVVAIPDIVDAAKDADLLIFVVPHQFVRTLCSTLLGKIKPTAAALSLIKGFDIAEGGGIDLISHIITRCLKIPCAVLMGANIASEVAEEKFCETTIGCRDVMLAPMMRDIIQTEYFRVVVVDDEDAVEICGALKNIVAVGAGFVDGLGFGDNTKAAVIRLGLMEMIKFVDVFYPGSKLSTFFESCGVADLITTCYGGRNRRVAEAFVKTGRSIKELEDEMLNGQKLQGPITAEEVNHMLANKNMENKFPLFTAVFRICRGELKPSDFIDCIRSHPEHMNRVA; translated from the exons ATGGCtgagaaacaaataaaaaatcgtGTTTGCATCGTCGGTTCAGGAAATTG GGGTTCAGCGATTGCTAAAATAGTTGGGCGCAATGCAGCCCGCCTTCCAAATTTTGAGGACCAAGTTACCATGTGGGTATATGAAGAGATGATTGAAGGAAAGAAATTGACAGAAATCATAAATGAAACTCATgaaaatgttaaatatttacCAGGACACAAATTGCCACCCAATGTT GTAGCCATTCCTGATATTGTGGATGCAGCGAAGGATGCAGATCTATTGATCTTTGTAGTGCCCCACCAGTTTGTTCGCACCTTATGTTCAACCTTATTGGGAAAAATAAAGCCCACAGCAGCTGCACTTTCACTTATCAAG GGCTTTGATATAGCGGAAGGCGGCGGCATTGACTTGATCTCGCACATCATTACGAGATGCCTGAAAATTCCTTGCGCTGTTCTAATGGGTGCCAATATCGCTTCAGAG GTGGCCGAAGAAAAGTTCTGCGAAACGACGATAGGATGCCGGGACGTGATGCTAGCGCCGATGATGCGCGACATCATACAAACCGAGTACTTCCGAGTCGTGGTCGTGGATGATGAGGATGCTGTGGAGATTTGCGGCGCTTTGAAG AACATAGTAGCGGTAGGAGCGGGGTTCGTAGATGGACTGGGTTTTGGAGACAATACGAAGGCGGCGGTCATCCGCCTGGGGCTTATGGAAATGATCAAGTTCGTGGACGTGTTCTACCCGGGCAGCAAACTTAGCACCTTCTTCGAGTCGTGTGGAGTTGCGGATCTCATCACCACGTGTTACG GTGGCAGGAATAGAAGAGTGGCCGAGGCGTTCGTCAAAACAGGCCGATCAATTAAAGAGTTAGAGGACGAGATGCTCAACGGACAGAAACTGCAGGGACCCATCACCGCGGAGGAAGTCAACCACATGCTTGCCAACAAAAATATGGAGAACAA ATTCCCCCTTTTCACCGCCGTGTTCCGCATCTGTCGAGGCGAGCTGAAGCCCAGCGACTTTATCGACTGCATCCGAAGCCATCCAGAGCATAT GAATAGAGTCGCCTAG
- the Gpdh1 gene encoding glycerol-3-phosphate dehydrogenase [NAD(+)], cytoplasmic isoform X1 has product MAEKQIKNRVCIVGSGNWGSAIAKIVGRNAARLPNFEDQVTMWVYEEMIEGKKLTEIINETHENVKYLPGHKLPPNVVAIPDIVDAAKDADLLIFVVPHQFVRTLCSTLLGKIKPTAAALSLIKGFDIAEGGGIDLISHIITRCLKIPCAVLMGANIASEVAEEKFCETTIGCRDVMLAPMMRDIIQTEYFRVVVVDDEDAVEICGALKNIVAVGAGFVDGLGFGDNTKAAVIRLGLMEMIKFVDVFYPGSKLSTFFESCGVADLITTCYGGRNRRVAEAFVKTGRSIKELEDEMLNGQKLQGPITAEEVNHMLANKNMENKFPLFTAVFRICRGELKPSDFIDCIRSHPEHMTQITPKCSL; this is encoded by the exons ATGGCtgagaaacaaataaaaaatcgtGTTTGCATCGTCGGTTCAGGAAATTG GGGTTCAGCGATTGCTAAAATAGTTGGGCGCAATGCAGCCCGCCTTCCAAATTTTGAGGACCAAGTTACCATGTGGGTATATGAAGAGATGATTGAAGGAAAGAAATTGACAGAAATCATAAATGAAACTCATgaaaatgttaaatatttacCAGGACACAAATTGCCACCCAATGTT GTAGCCATTCCTGATATTGTGGATGCAGCGAAGGATGCAGATCTATTGATCTTTGTAGTGCCCCACCAGTTTGTTCGCACCTTATGTTCAACCTTATTGGGAAAAATAAAGCCCACAGCAGCTGCACTTTCACTTATCAAG GGCTTTGATATAGCGGAAGGCGGCGGCATTGACTTGATCTCGCACATCATTACGAGATGCCTGAAAATTCCTTGCGCTGTTCTAATGGGTGCCAATATCGCTTCAGAG GTGGCCGAAGAAAAGTTCTGCGAAACGACGATAGGATGCCGGGACGTGATGCTAGCGCCGATGATGCGCGACATCATACAAACCGAGTACTTCCGAGTCGTGGTCGTGGATGATGAGGATGCTGTGGAGATTTGCGGCGCTTTGAAG AACATAGTAGCGGTAGGAGCGGGGTTCGTAGATGGACTGGGTTTTGGAGACAATACGAAGGCGGCGGTCATCCGCCTGGGGCTTATGGAAATGATCAAGTTCGTGGACGTGTTCTACCCGGGCAGCAAACTTAGCACCTTCTTCGAGTCGTGTGGAGTTGCGGATCTCATCACCACGTGTTACG GTGGCAGGAATAGAAGAGTGGCCGAGGCGTTCGTCAAAACAGGCCGATCAATTAAAGAGTTAGAGGACGAGATGCTCAACGGACAGAAACTGCAGGGACCCATCACCGCGGAGGAAGTCAACCACATGCTTGCCAACAAAAATATGGAGAACAA ATTCCCCCTTTTCACCGCCGTGTTCCGCATCTGTCGAGGCGAGCTGAAGCCCAGCGACTTTATCGACTGCATCCGAAGCCATCCAGAGCATAT GACGCAAATAACGCCAAAGTGTTCTCTGTGA